Sequence from the Alicyclobacillus vulcanalis genome:
AACATGACGGAAGTGCTGGCGAGGCAGATCCTGAGGGAGCCCGAGCTCCTCAAACTCTTGCCATGTCACTGCGACCGATGTGTCGACGATGTCCTCGCGATGGCCTTGAATCACCTGCCTCCGCGATACGCCACCTCGGACGAGGGGCAGTTGTACGTGCAGGTGGAATACCTGCGCCCTCAGCTCCGATCCGACATCCTGCGCGAGCTGACGCAGGCGGTGATGCGCGTTTCGAGCCATCCCCATCATCCGAGCGGTATGCACAGTGCCAGAGGCGACGAGGGACGCGCGGCGGAAGGCGAAAGCGGAGGGCAGGCGTGATGCGTGAGGCGGCGGACGAGCGGTTCATGCGGCGGGCACTGGAGCTGGCGCGAGAGGCGGCTCGCTGGGGCGAGGTGCCCGTCGGCGCCGTGGTGGTGGAAGATGGGCGCATTATCGGCGAGGGCCTGAATCTGAGGGAGACGTGGCGAGACGGCACCGCGCACGCGGAAATGGTGGCCCTCGCGGAGGCGAGTCGCCGCGTCGGGGGCTGGAGGTTGACAAACTGCACGCTGTATGTCACACTCGAGCCTTGTCCGATGTGTGCTGGCGCGATGGTCCTCGCCCGCGTGGGGCGGCTCGTGTATGGCGCGTCCGATGCGAAGGGCGGCGCCGTCGAGTCCAAGGTGCGCTTGTTGGAGCCCGGGCTTTGGAACCATGCGCCGAAAATTACCTCTGGCATTTTGGCGGACGATTGTGCTAAACTACTTACGGACTTCTTCCGTGAGCGTCGCGCGCGGCGTGGCGCGAGGGGAGAAGTGTCTTGAGACCATCGCGGAGAGATGTCTGAGTGGTCGAAAGAGCCCGCCTCGAAAGCGGGTAGGTCCGCAAGGGCCTCGTGGGTTCGAATCCCACTCTCTCCGCCAGAGGATCGGTGTCCGGCGTGCCGGGCACCGATTGTGCCAAAAAGGGCTGTACGCGGCTTTGGACCAAATCCTGATTGGGTCCCGCGCGGCGAAAACTCCCGAACCGTGTCAGGTCCTGACGGAAGCAGCACTAAGGGAGACCTTTCGGGCGACGCGGGGGTGCCTGATCGGGGTTTGGTTCAAGGCCGCGTTTCGTGTGCGCAGGTTTGTAAGCGCTTTCAGATAGACGCCCCCTGCGAGGCACTTGTCCTTCATCCGGGGCCGGAGCCTGGAGCATGCGGAACCGTGAGGCGCGGCTCGGTCCAGGGTGTCGAACGTCGTCGAATCGAGGGATCTTTCGTCGACGCAGCAGGATTTGCCCAGGGCGTTACGAATACACCCTAGACAACGACTGAGATACAGAGTGGGTGATGCCTGTGCGCGGCACACGCAAGTCAACCGCGGTTTGCGAATCACAATCCGGGCAAGTGAACCTCATTCACGCAGGTGTGGTGTTCCTTTCCAAAAGCCTGCTCATCCGCTTGGAGAATCGGCTCGCCAGGGATTTGTTTGGCTGGACGGAGGAGCGAAGCATCGCGCCGCTCAGCGACGTTTTACCCATAGATTCGGAGGAATATCAGCTGCTCTGCCGCATCGTGTCCGAAGACTGCGAGTACCGCGACGCCGTGGTCAAATGGGAGGTCGGGGGCACGGTCCGCCACGTCCTGATGGACTCGTTTGTCGCCCGCCACGCGCAGTCGGACGAGCCGGGTGTGTACGTGGTGTTGCGGGATATGGGCAATTTCGCGCTGCTCAACCAGCACACGGAGCGCATCGAGCGCATCGCCACCATCGGGCGGTTGGCCGCGGGTGTGGCCCACGAGATTCGAAACCCGCTGACCACCATCAAAGGGTTTCTCCAGCTGCTTGAACAGCGCCTCGAGCGCGCCGATATGCTCGACGAGATCGCCTATATTCGGGTGATGATGCAAGAAATCGAGCGGGTGAACGCGCTCGTCGCAGAGCTTCTGATGTTGTCCAAGCCGCACGAGATGACCTGGACATCCGTCTCCGTCCTCGAGGTGCTCCAACATCTGCGGCCGTGGCTCGACGAGGAGGCGGAGAAGCGTGGCGTCGAGACCGTGTTCGAAGTGCCGGCAGACCTCGAACTGCAGGCGGATCGCGGTATGATGGAACAGCTGTTTCTGCATCTCGCCAAAAACGCGCTCGAGGCCATGGACAAAGGCGGGCGGTTCACCGTCCGCGGCCGCGCCGCCGACGGCCGCGTGGAACTCGAGTTCTCCGACACGGGGCCCGGCATCCCGTATTACCTCTTCGATCGCATCTTCGACGTGTTCTACACCACCAAGGAAAAGGGCACCGGCCTGGGGCTCGCCATCTGCCAGCGCATTGTGGCCGATCACGGCGGCCAAATCCGCGTGAGCTCCAAGGGCTTCGGCACCACGTTCACCGTGTCCCTGCCTCAGACGAGATCGTCCTCGCTCACGGTGATTCGCCACCGGCAGTCGTCCTAACGAATGGGCGGCGCCAGAGGCGGGCCGCCGCTCGCCGTGAAACGGGCCTCCTCCTGTGGTAGAGTATCGATGGAAGGAGGCCCAGCATGGCGTATCAGGCACTCTACCGCGCGTATCGGCCGCAGACGTTTGAGGACCTGGTCGGGCAGCCCCACGTGCGTCAGACGCTGACCAACGCGCTGCGCAGCGGGCAGCTGGCGCACGCGTACCTCTTTTGCGGGCCGCGCGGCACGGGCAAAACGAGCACCGCCAAGCTCTTGGCCAAGGCGGTCAACTGCCTTAAGCCGCAGGACGGCGTCGAGCCCTGTAACGCCTGCGAGGCCTGTGTCAGTATTCAACGCGGATCGAATGTCGATGTGCAGGAGATTGACGCCGCGTCGAACCGCGGCGTGGATGAAATTCGAGACCTGCGCGATCACGTCCATTACCTCCCCACGATGGCCAAGAAAAAGGTGTACATCGTGGACGAGGTCCATATGCTCACGCCGGAGGCGTTCAACGCGCTGCTCAAGACCCTTGAGGAGCCGCCCGCGCACGTGCTTTTTGTCCTCGCCACCACCGAGCCGCACCGCCTGCCTGCCACCATCATCTCGCGCTGCCAGCGCTTCGACTTCCGCCGCATTTCGCCCGAGGCCATCGTGGAGCGGCTGCGCTTTGTCGCACACAGCCAGGCCATCGAAGCGCAGGATTCCGCGCTGTGGCGCCTTGCCGAAGCCGCAGATGGCGGGCTGCGCGACGCGCTCGCGCTGTTTGAACAGGCGGCCGCGTTTGGGAATGGCCGGATCGACGACACCATCGTCGCCGATGTCGTGGGAAGCGTCGACATCGGCTCGCTGGTCGCGCTCGTGGGCGATCTCGCCGAGCAGTCGTTTCTTCGCGCCATGGACCGGCTTGGGCACTGGTACGCCTCGGGCAAGGATGCGAGCCGCATCGTCCACGACTTGTTGCAAGTGGTGCGCGATTTGTTTATCGTCAAGCTGTCGCAAAGCCCTGAATCGCTCGCGGGGAAACCGGTGGAGCCGTACCGCGCGCTGGCGGCGCGGGACGATGTGAGCGCGGATTGGCTGCTCACGGCCATGCGCAGGTTGGGCGAGCTGTACACGCAGCTTCGGTACGTGGAAGAGCCTCGGCTGGCCCTCGAAGCGGTGCTCATGGGCCTCGCGGCGGAAGCGAGGACCCTCGCGCCGGACGCCGCCGCCCATCGCCCCGGCTCGGGGCAGGCGCCAGGCACCAGCCGCGTCGAGAACCAAGCGCCTCGTCCGGCGGCTGTCGAGGAGGGCCGCCCGGCGGAGGCGCATAGACCGGTGGACGCGAGCGGCTCGGCGGATGAACCGGCCGACGGCCCACAGGGCGCGCGCCCGGCCACGCCTCGGCCTGCGCCTCGGCCTGCGCCTGCGCGGGCCGCCGCCAACCGGAAGCGGGAGACGCTCGCTCGGCTGTACCGCGACAGGGATGAGGCTCTTGAGTCGCGCCTGCGCGCCGTCTGGCAGGACGTGCTGGCTTCTGTGAAGACCAAGCGCGTGCAGACGCACGCTTGGCTCCTGCACGGGGACGTGGCGCTCGTCACGCCGCACGCCGTCGTGTTGTCGTTCAAGAGCCGCATCCACCGCGAGGCCGTCATGAAGCAGGCGGACCGCGCGGCCATCGAGGCCGCCTTGGCGGAAGCGCTCGGACAACCCATGCAATTGTTCGCGATTCTCCAGGCCGACTGGGAAGAGTTCGCAGCGTCCATCGCGCCGGCGGCCGCGGATGACGCCGGATCGCCCGAACAGGGCGAGGCGCAGGCGGCGGACGTGGTCCAGTTGGCCGTGGATCTGTTTGGGCCTGACAAAGTCACGGTGGAAGACGAGGGAGACGACCCATGAAAAACATGAACCAGTTGATGCGCCAGGCGAAGAAGATGCAGGAGGAGATTTTGAAGGCGCAGGCGTCGCTCGCGGAAGAAGTGGTGGAAGGCACGGCCGGGGGTGGCGCCGTGAAGGTGAGGATGAACGGGCACAAAGATGTCGTGGCGGTCGAGATCGACAAGAGCGTGGTGTCGCCCGATGACGTGGACATGCTCCAGGATCTGATTCTGGTGGCGATTCAGGACGCCGCACAGAAGGCGAGCGATCTCGCCGAGCAAGTCATGGGCAAATACACGCGCGGATTGAACCTGCCGGGGATGTTCTGAGATGTACGGATATCCGGAGCCGGTGGCGCGGGCCATCGAACACTTCATGAAGCTGCCCGGCGTGGGCCCAAAGACGGCCGCTCGCCTGGCGTTTCATGTCCTGGAGATGACGGAAGCCGACGTGCAGGCTTTCGCCAAGGCCCTCATCGATTTGAAAACGGGCCTAACCGAGTGTGCGGTCTGTTGCAATATCACGGAGGCGTCTCCCTGTGCGATTTGCCGCGATCCGCGCCGCGATCCGCGCGTGATCTGCGTCGTGCAGGAGCCGCGTGACGTGATCGCCATGGAGCGCACGCGCGAGTATCACGGGCTGTACCACGTGCTGCACGGCGCCATCTCGCCCATGGAGGGGATTGGGCCGCAGGACATCCGCATTCGCGAATTGGTGACGCGGGTTGGCGAGCACGACATCGACGAGGTCATTTTGGCGACCAACCCCAACGTGGAGGGGGAGGCGACGGCGATGTACATCTCGCGCCTGTTGAAGCCGTTTCAGGTCAAACTGACGCGCATTGCCCACGGACTGCCGGTCGGCGGCGATCTGGAGTACGCCGACGAGGTCACGCTCGCCAAAGCCCTTGAGGGTAGACGCGCGCTGTAACCCATGCACACGCCCACCGAGCGCCTACAGGGTTGAGTGATTCGCTCGGTTGGGCGTTGAACGTTTACGGGCGCGCGATGAAGCTGGGGCAAGGTGGGATCCGCGTGTCACCTCGACCGCGGCGTCCGGCGGTGAGTTGGTGTGGTGGAGAGAACGGAAGCTTGAAAAAGATGAATTTCAAAATGCATTGAGTTTCCAGATAGATTCGGCTTATAATCGAATTCAAAATGAGATGTCGAGTCTACCGTCGACCGTCGACGGTAGACACAGAGAACGGAGAGGCGATTGGTGACAGCCATTCAACGCAGTGAACCGTTGGTGAAGCAGGTCTACAGGTACCTATACAGTGCCATCTTGTCAGGGGAGTTTAAGCCAAACGACAAGGTGGTAGAGACGCACATTGCGGAGAAGCTCAAGGTGAGCCGAAGTCCGGTTCGCGAAGCCATTCGGCTGCTCATTCAGCGCGAGCTCCTCGTCGAAGATGCGGATGGGGTTCGCGTGTTTCAGCCTACCCATCGCGACTTTGCTGAATTATACGAGATGCGGCTCGCCCTCGAGCCGGTGTGCGCTGAGCGCGCAGCCGCGAATCCCGATACGGCGCTCTTAAGCGAGTTGCGTGAAAACATCCAACACACCGAGGAAGCCGTTGCGCGGAGAGATTGGGACGCAGTGGTGACCCTCAACAAGGAGTTCCACGAGTGCATTTGGCGCATGTGCGGGAACCGAAGAATCTTAAGAGCCATGCACGAAATCACAGATCTCGTTCAGTTCTATTGGAGAGCTCTACTGTCTATCCCGAATCTCGACGTCGGCATCGTAGGGGACCACCGCGAGATCATGGACGCCATTGAAAGGGGGGATGCTGCCGCCGCGCATGTTGCCATGGAGCGCCATGTAGCCAAGGATCTGCGAGTCATCATGTCAGATCGGTCGAATGGCGCAGACGACGCCTTCTCACAAACGTACTCCGTCCTTCGCCAAGAATAAGGGGGTTCATGTCACATGAAACGGAAGAAGTGGTTCGGCGCTCTCGCTGT
This genomic interval carries:
- the recR gene encoding recombination mediator RecR — encoded protein: MYGYPEPVARAIEHFMKLPGVGPKTAARLAFHVLEMTEADVQAFAKALIDLKTGLTECAVCCNITEASPCAICRDPRRDPRVICVVQEPRDVIAMERTREYHGLYHVLHGAISPMEGIGPQDIRIRELVTRVGEHDIDEVILATNPNVEGEATAMYISRLLKPFQVKLTRIAHGLPVGGDLEYADEVTLAKALEGRRAL
- the dnaX gene encoding DNA polymerase III subunit gamma/tau, with the protein product MAYQALYRAYRPQTFEDLVGQPHVRQTLTNALRSGQLAHAYLFCGPRGTGKTSTAKLLAKAVNCLKPQDGVEPCNACEACVSIQRGSNVDVQEIDAASNRGVDEIRDLRDHVHYLPTMAKKKVYIVDEVHMLTPEAFNALLKTLEEPPAHVLFVLATTEPHRLPATIISRCQRFDFRRISPEAIVERLRFVAHSQAIEAQDSALWRLAEAADGGLRDALALFEQAAAFGNGRIDDTIVADVVGSVDIGSLVALVGDLAEQSFLRAMDRLGHWYASGKDASRIVHDLLQVVRDLFIVKLSQSPESLAGKPVEPYRALAARDDVSADWLLTAMRRLGELYTQLRYVEEPRLALEAVLMGLAAEARTLAPDAAAHRPGSGQAPGTSRVENQAPRPAAVEEGRPAEAHRPVDASGSADEPADGPQGARPATPRPAPRPAPARAAANRKRETLARLYRDRDEALESRLRAVWQDVLASVKTKRVQTHAWLLHGDVALVTPHAVVLSFKSRIHREAVMKQADRAAIEAALAEALGQPMQLFAILQADWEEFAASIAPAAADDAGSPEQGEAQAADVVQLAVDLFGPDKVTVEDEGDDP
- the tadA gene encoding tRNA adenosine(34) deaminase TadA — protein: MMREAADERFMRRALELAREAARWGEVPVGAVVVEDGRIIGEGLNLRETWRDGTAHAEMVALAEASRRVGGWRLTNCTLYVTLEPCPMCAGAMVLARVGRLVYGASDAKGGAVESKVRLLEPGLWNHAPKITSGILADDCAKLLTDFFRERRARRGARGEVS
- a CDS encoding YbaB/EbfC family nucleoid-associated protein → MKNMNQLMRQAKKMQEEILKAQASLAEEVVEGTAGGGAVKVRMNGHKDVVAVEIDKSVVSPDDVDMLQDLILVAIQDAAQKASDLAEQVMGKYTRGLNLPGMF
- a CDS encoding two-component system sensor histidine kinase NtrB produces the protein MNLIHAGVVFLSKSLLIRLENRLARDLFGWTEERSIAPLSDVLPIDSEEYQLLCRIVSEDCEYRDAVVKWEVGGTVRHVLMDSFVARHAQSDEPGVYVVLRDMGNFALLNQHTERIERIATIGRLAAGVAHEIRNPLTTIKGFLQLLEQRLERADMLDEIAYIRVMMQEIERVNALVAELLMLSKPHEMTWTSVSVLEVLQHLRPWLDEEAEKRGVETVFEVPADLELQADRGMMEQLFLHLAKNALEAMDKGGRFTVRGRAADGRVELEFSDTGPGIPYYLFDRIFDVFYTTKEKGTGLGLAICQRIVADHGGQIRVSSKGFGTTFTVSLPQTRSSSLTVIRHRQSS
- a CDS encoding GntR family transcriptional regulator gives rise to the protein MTAIQRSEPLVKQVYRYLYSAILSGEFKPNDKVVETHIAEKLKVSRSPVREAIRLLIQRELLVEDADGVRVFQPTHRDFAELYEMRLALEPVCAERAAANPDTALLSELRENIQHTEEAVARRDWDAVVTLNKEFHECIWRMCGNRRILRAMHEITDLVQFYWRALLSIPNLDVGIVGDHREIMDAIERGDAAAAHVAMERHVAKDLRVIMSDRSNGADDAFSQTYSVLRQE
- a CDS encoding late competence development ComFB family protein yields the protein MAIVNMTEVLARQILREPELLKLLPCHCDRCVDDVLAMALNHLPPRYATSDEGQLYVQVEYLRPQLRSDILRELTQAVMRVSSHPHHPSGMHSARGDEGRAAEGESGGQA